Part of the Wolbachia endosymbiont of Diaphorina citri genome is shown below.
TACATAATTTACTTTAATATTCGTTTCAGTATCCATAACCCCACCTACATTTTGCAATATTACCAACTAATATAAAAGTATGTTATTAAATAATCATAAATATTCTAATTCAGGCAATACTAGCTGCTTGTGCCACTCTATTATTTGAATTAACATTAAGTTATTTATAGTTAGGAAAGTTATGTCAACACCAATCACAGTTGCGTATGGTGACGGTATTGGACCAGAAATTATGGAAGCGGTGCTGTCGATATTGCGTGAAGCGAAAGCAGAGATCTCAATAGATATTATTGAAATAGGGGAGCGTGTTTATAGTAAGGAATGGTCTCATGGAATTTCTCCGAGTGGTTGGGAATCTATCGAAAGGACAAAGATATTACTCAAATCTCCAACAACAACTCCGCAAGGTAAAGGCCACAAAAGCTTGAACGTTGCACTCAGAAAAAATCTAGGGTTGTATGCAAATATCAGACCATGCATTTCATATCATCCTGTCATAGAAAATAAATTTGATAAGTTTGATATTGTAGTAATACGTGAAAATGAAGAGGACGTTTACACCGGAATAGAGCATAGGCTCACTGGTGACTCGTACCAATGCACTAAAATTATTACTAGATCTGGTTCAGAAAAAATATGCAGGTACGTTTTTGAATATGCGAAAAAACACAACAGAAAGAAAGTAACTTGCCTGACCAAAGACAACATAATGAAAATGACTGACGGCGCTTTTCATGCAGCGTTTGATCGTGTTGCAAAAGAATACCCAGATATAAAGGCAGATCATTATATAGTTGATATTGGAATGGCAAAAGTTGCCACAGAACCCGAGAATTTTGATGTTATAGTAACTGAAAATCTATATGGCGACATATTATCAGATATAGTGGCACAAACCTCAGGTTCTGTAGGGCTTGCAGGAAGTAGCAATATAGGTAATGAATATGCAATGTTTGAAGCGGTTCACGGCTCTGCTCCTGATATTGCAGGAAAAAACATAGCTAATCCTTCTGGTCTTTTAAATGCTGCAGTGCATATGTTGGTCTATATTGGTCAAGTGAGTACTGCAAAACTAATCTATGATGCATGGCTGAAGACTTTGGAGGATGGAATACACACTGCCGATTTATATAAGAAGAAAAGGAGTAAGCAGAAAGTTGGTACCAAAGAATTTGCAAAAGCTGTTATAGATAATCTAGGGAAAAAACCCACAACGTTATCTGAGCTTATAATTAGCAGTGATTCGGATAGTAAAATAAATAAAGTACAAGACAATTACGAACAAGATTACAAAGTTAAAAAGCTAGTGGGTAGCGATATAACGCTTGCCTGGGACAAATCCAACAATTTTGATCAAATAGTTAGGTTATTTGAATCGAGTAATCTGAAAATGATAGCAATATACTCAAAAGGACTTGCAATTTGGCCAGGAGGCTCAAAGTCTTCAAGTGACCAAATAACCTGCAGGTTCATTGCAAATAATGAAATTACAAATAGTGATATAAATAACTTGCTAATCAAACTTGAAGAACACAATTTTGATGTAGTGAGAATGGATAAGTTGTATTTATATGATGGGAAAGAGGGTTTTTTCTCTTAATGAGAGTTAATATTTTTATGATTGCATAAAACATATAAATACAATATACTAAAGATATAATTTATTCATATGAAATATAGTCATGGGTCAACATTTTAAGTTAACTAGTCAGGAGTTTGATTGTAATGCTGACCTGTTCAAAGTATTAGAAATAAAAGCTAAGCAAGTTGTAGACAAGAATTATGAAGAGCTTAGCACGATTTTGAAGGAGCAGCATAAGAAGTTAATTCTTGTAAGTCATCCTGACAGGGGTGGAAACAGAGATAGATTTGATAAAATTCATAAAGCCTATCAAGAGCTAAAAAAATATATTGAACCTTTGGAATCAGGAAATCCTTGTGTTAAAGTCAGTATTGATGCTGAAAGTGATGGACGTTTAACAGTACATGAATTCAATTATAGGAAAAAATTATTTGAAAAATTTAATATCACTAAAGAGGAAGTGATAGGAAAGAATTTTGTTGAGCTTGCTTCCATATTGAAAAAGAAAAATAGCTCACTAGAAGAAGACTCGAAACACAAAGATGAATTAATTTATAATATAAATTCTTTTGCAAGATATGGCTCACTTTTCGATAGTAAAGTCAAAAAGCTAAGAAATGAGCTTGATGAGCACTTAATGAAGCCTAACATGCAACTATTAAATTATATCTCTCCTTTAGAAAAGTGTGGAAGTCTAATAAAGGAAGACAAACAAGCACTAATGCAAAAGTTTATAAAGCGTAGAGGTGATTTGCTATATAGTACTTTAAAGGCTAAAGTATATACCTTACTTCATTTAGCTTGCGTCCAAGCAGCTTACTGCTATATTTTCTCGCCTACTTGGTTAATTGCCAGTAATACCTTGATGTATTTATGCTTGTCACTAGTAGTATTAAATTTTATTATGGCAAAGCTTTTGCCTTCGTTAACAGAACATTACGAAAAAAAAATACAAAAACTCTGAGATTTCTACTGATCAATATGTAAATAGAAAAAATTGTATTTACTTATGCTATAAGCTTTTTGTTTTCTATCCTTTGCCTATCTTTTTTACTTCTTTAATGATAAAGGATTTTGTTTCTGGCAGTTTTTATATTGATGTAACAATATTTGGTACTTTGTCATTGTTAGCACTGCTAGCTACTGAGATATTTAGTCCTACATTTTCAAAAGGTTGTGAAATATACACTGAAAAACACATGAAAGATTTACTAGAAGAGGATCCAAGAGATAGAGTGCAAAAGGAGACTGATCTGTTAGGACGGTATGATCCACGAAGGCTATTAATGCCGATAATTATGCCTCTTGTTAGAAAGTGTTTTGCAGAAGTGGCAAGCGAATTTGCTGAGAGGAATTTTGATGAGGTAAAAACTGATATGTCTGATGTTAATGCCGAAGGACTATCTAAGCCTAAAGGAATTGAATTTGCACAGCAACCAGTGTAGTATAAGCTTTTAGCTCTATGCATGGACTCAAAAAAAGTAGAACTGATATTTGAAAAATTCAAGCAATCAAATCCTACGCCAAAAATAGAGCTAAATTATACCAATCATTTTACGTTATTAGTTGTAATAGTTCTGTCAGCGCGGACGACCGATATAAGTGTTAATAAAATTACAAAGGAGCTATTTAGTATCGCTGATACACCAGAAAAGATGTTGAATCTTGGGCAAAGTGAGCTGAGAAAATGCATAAGCAGTATTGGTTTATATAATTCCAAAGCAAAAAATATAATCGGGCTCAGTAAAATATTGATTGAGCGGTACAATAGCAAAGTGCCTACTAATTTCGATGATTTGGTATCTTTACCAGGGGTTGGGAGAAAGAGCGCTAATGTGTTCTTAAATTCAGGGCTTGGTATTCCAACATTGGCAATTGATACTCATGTTTTTAGAGTAAGCAATAGAGTTGGGCTTGTGAAAGAAAAAGATATATTTAAAACAGAGCAATCTCTTTTAAATGTGGTTCCAAAAAAATACCTGCTTTATGCTCATCATTGGCTAGTTTTACACGGTAGATACATTTGCAAGGCACAAAAACCTTTGTGTGAAGCGTGCACAATTCATGATTTATGTGAGTTTGAATGCAAGAGGTATAAAGTCTAGCACACTACTCCGATATTCCTTCCTTTTATCATTCAAGTTGGTTCCTTTATGATGACAGTTCCCAGATATTGGTTCTTTTTTTTCTAGATTCCAGTGTCAGCTACTTGAGTGACATGATGGAATATCATCAGGGTACTCTCCTTCTTGTCATCCCAGTGCTTGACACTGGGATCCAGTCTTTCTTACCAACAAAAACTTACCATAAGATGGCCTCTTTTGTGCTCAAAAATTTCTGAATTCCAGTGTCACGCATTGGGATGACGCCTAAGGGGCTACTCGCATGACACCCTCTTTTTAGCCCAAATCACAATGTTCGTACAGCTGTGAGCCACGCGCTGCTCTTTTAGTTACAAATATTAAGACATTAACTAATTTAAAAAAGACAAAAGAATCCCCGTATAGCGAGTTTTAATAATGTAAATTGATAATGTGCTAACAAGCGCGATTTGGCTGAATGTAGAAAAAATAAAAAGACATGCAGCCGCTATAATTTTACGTAATTTGCCAATAAATATCTGAGTTTTTTACTGAATTTCGTCATTGAATCTGCGCAGATCAAAAACAAGAATAAATACTCTTATTGTAAGAGTAAGGGAGTTGGCAAAATCTGTCAAGGAATTTTCTGTTGGCTAAGGTTGTGACAATAAAGTTAAGCGCTGCCAAAAACTATGGAAGAAGTCATTATAATTTGTATTATATCTTTATAAAATGGTTCGCATAATTTATCTAGAAGTGCAACTAAACAAATACAAAAATCAAAGTGTTGCGGTTTTCGGCCTTGGTAAAACTGGTTTGTCCGTCATTAATGCCCTAACAAAAAGCAGTGCAAAAATATACGCATGGGATGATAATAAAGAGCAAATAGCAAATGCAAAAAAGATATATAAAGAGTGTAACTTTACTCATCCCAATGAGTATAATTGGCATGAGATAAGCACACTAATTTTGAGCCCTGGAGTGCCAACAGAGCCACATTGGATAGTAAAACTTGCAAGAAACTTTAACTGCAAAATAAAATCAGACATTGAGCTATTTCTTGAAACTAAAACTACAAGCCAGAAGGTTGTAGGCATCACTGGAACAAATGGCAAATCAACCACCACGTCATTAATAGGGCACATATTAAAATCCACAGGCAAAAAAGTAGCTATTGGCGGGAATTTAGGTGTGCCTATTTTGGATCTAGAAAGAGACGCAGAAATTTATGTAATTGAATTCTCCTCTTTTCAATTGGAGCTAATAAATAAAATTAATGTAGACATTTCTGTATTGCTCAACATCACACCAGACCACATAGATAGACATAGAAGTATGAATAACTACATAGCAACTAAATTAAAATTGATAAATGGTAGCAAGATTGCCGTGATAGGATGTGATAACAAAATTACCGCTGATGTATTCAATAAATTCACTGGGAACAAAATTCCAATTTCAGTAACATATTCCCTGGTGTCATTCCAGCGCATGACCAGAAAAGAAAAACCATTGCCAAATACTCAGATGATAGAGGGTAGTGCAAGAGATCTAATATCATTGGCAGATAACAATTTGCTTGATTATAGTGAACAGATTACTGGTATAGATCGAAATTATCTGGATCCCAGTGTCAGCTACTTGGATGACAAAAGGAGTGCTGAGATTCAGGAGATCTCGCTAAAACTAGAGAATCACAACTTATCAATGAGTGATATGAAAGTAAACCTAGTATCCAATGTAGAAAATATAGTAGCTGCGCACACCGTGTGTAAGTTACTTGGAGTAGATAGCAACACTATTGTCAATGAAATCAAATCCTTTCCAGGGCTAAGACACAGAAATGAATTTCTTGGCAAAATACATAATGTACTTTTTATCAACGATAGCAAAGCAACCAATGCAGAATCGACCGAAAAGGCAATTTTATCTTATAAAAACATATATTGGATTGTTGGCGGAAAAAGCAAAAAAGGCGGAATAGAATCATTAAGCAAGCATTTCACCAAGATTAGAAAAGCTTTTCTTATTGGAGAATCAACTGAAGTTTTTGCAAACATTATGGAGAACAAAATAGATTATATGAAGTGCTATAATCTAGAAAACGCATTTAAACTGGCTTTTGAAGAGGCCATAAATAGCAAAGAAGAAGTAGCGATATTACTTTCTCCTGCATGTTCTTCTTTTGATCAGTGGAAAAATTTTGAAGAACGCGGTGAAGCATTTTGCAGAATGTTTGAAAATCTCAGGTACAATTACATGTAGTGTTTAGTATAATGTTGTATGGAGCAAAAGTTAATAGTAGATGAGCTGATTAAGGTTATTCCATTTGAAGGAATAAGTGATGCAACCTTATTGAAAGCGTGCACGAACCTTAACTTAGCCAATAGTTTTTGTAAATTTCAAAATGGAATATATAGTGCTTTGGAGTACATAGCAGAAAACTTAAATAGCTCAATGGAAGCTGAACTAAGAAATTCCAATTTAGAAGATATGAAAGTGCGAGAGCGGGTAAAGTTAGCTATTCAAATACGCCTTTCAAACTACGCTAAGTTACCAAATTACAGAGAGTGTTTAAAAAATGTTTTATCATTCTCCATATTACCCCAAAATACATACTTTTCTAGTAAACTCTTGTACAAAACTGTGAGCACAATTTGGTACGGTATTTACGATCAATCAACAGATTTTAATTATTATACAAAAAGGGCAATATTAGCTGGAGTGTACTTAAGTACGATACTTTTTTTTATCAATGATTACTCAGAAGATTTTGTGGATACTCTCTCATTTCTTGACAGGCGTATCAACAATGTCATGACGTTTCAAAAATTCAAAACTCGCTTAAAAGGAATCATAAGAAACTTCTTATAGGCTTTCCATCACACTGGTTATTTATATTCTAAGATTATCTTGTTTTTTTTAATCTTTATGTTAAAATATTTAATGTTTATTAAAAAGGAAATGAAAGTTATTTATTACACCAATGGTAATATCAAGCCAGAAGAAAATACAAAACACGTGGTAAACTTTTTTGGAGTACTTGGGTGTATTAAGGTTAATGCTCGTGGTAAAAATCCACTTAAGGGACAAGAAAGCAAGTTAGTTAAGCATTATTTTGACTATCCTTATTTCTCTAGAATCGTTAATCCAGAATTCTTTCAAAAAGAATTGAATGATGAAGAAAGAAAATTCAATAGGATAATATTATCATTATGGTTATGTTCTGCTATATTATCCACTGCTTCTATTATATCGTTATACTTGGCATACCAGAATCAAAAATCAAAAAAGGTACTTACAGGGTTAGCTTTTGCATCAGTAGTGCTATCAATTTTGGCTGCTATATGTTTTGTCGTACTTTGCTTATGGATGTTTTTTGACTTTGTTAAGAAAAGGTTTGTTGCACATAGAATGAAAAACTTTTTGGAAAATGAAGTCAACCCTGAGTGGATAAAGAATTACAAAAAAGAACTTGTAGGTGACGATAAGGAAGTGGATGCAGAAGCTCACGATCAAGAGTTAGGAGAAAATAAAGATGTAGAAGATATTGTAGAGTTCCTCTTGGAAAGAAAGAAAATTGTAGCATTATATAAGTTTCTAACAAACGGTGAAAAGTTAGTTCAAGCTGGAATGGCAATGGTAAACACGTTACTTGTAAAAGGTGTGCATCCAAACAATATAATTTTGGATACTAACTCTCTTGGAGGAGGAATTGCAGCAGAAGTTTTAAAAAGATTTGAAAAACAAGGTATCTATTTAACATTAATTCATAGTAATTCTTATAGCTCACTTAAGGATGCAACTAATAACTTTCCTCATGGGATAGGGAATTTTTTCATGAGACGGCTTCCTGCAAAATTCTTGAATTTTTGGTTTAATCGTTGCGGATTGGAATTTAATTCACGAGAGATTATAGAGAATACAAAATGCCCTGTATTAATTGCTGGCAGGAAAGGCGATACTGTAATTCCACAGGAAGCACAACTCGTTGGTAAACTTCCAGATTCATCCACATCTGACACATCTGAATGGTTTAGATGGAATATAGTACTTGAACACGATCCTCAAGACACGGAGTGTAAGAGCAAAAATATTCATGCTGATCATAAAGAACATTTAGTTTATCGTGAGGATAATAATGATATAACAAAATACACCAGTTACGAAGAAAAAGAAAATAAATTTATTGAAGAAGCGCATAAATATTTAATAGACTCTGAATTTAATAAAAATTTTGATCTAGGGCACTACAGAATAAGTAATTTCTCCGGAAACTTGACGAAAATAGAACTGAAACTCGTCAATGAAAAACCTATACAAGTTTAAGTTGATAGAGAAAGAAAAATTATTTTTGCAATACCGTAGGTACGCTCCAAAATTACACTGAAGTTTTTATTGCACTCAAAATTTTCGTTCTTCCTAATCTCTAGAATTATTAATGCATCATCATTTAACCAGCCTGAGTGAGCTAGCCTGTCTAAAGTTGAGTTAACTAGATTACTATTATAAGGTGGGTCCATAAAAACTATATCGCACTTTGAAATAGGTCTTGGTAATCCGTTAGTATTGCAACAAATTAGCGTGATATCGTTCGTAATTCCAAAATCTTCTGCTGTTTTTTTAGGCAGTTGCAAATTGTAATAATCTGAATCTACCATGAATGCATGTTTAGCACCTCGAGAAAGTGCTTCAAATGAAAAAGAGCCACTTCCGCAGAATAAATCAAGTACATTTAGGTTATAAATAGGTTTTCTTGAAGAAAGTATACTAAATATTGCTTCTCGGACAATACTCATAGTGGGCCGTGCAGCTAAATTCTTGCCTGTAGTTATTTTTCTTCCACGATATTTACCCGCAATAACACGTAACATATAAAACAAGTTCGAAGTTAACTAATTATTTATAATACACATTTAATGTCAACATAGCTTCAGCAGTCTAATAGAAAGAAGGTTGCTTGTGGAGGAACGCAAGATCAATCGCTTTTCTTTGATTTATTTTCTATACTGATTGCACGACCAATCTCGTCTTGTAAATCATCATGGTTGTTTTTTTCATCATGACCCATCCCTTCAATTCTACTTTCTAACTCTAACTTAATTAAAGTATTGATTTTCTCTATACTATCGAGGAAATTGTGACACTCTTCATCACTATATTCCTCACCAGATGCTTTTTTTTCTATAAATAGACTTTTAAATCCTACTAAATCAGAACTCTGATCGGCATTCAACACAATATTTCTCTCTATAAAACTAAGATCTGATAGTAACAAACTAACCTCTAATAGATCTTCACTTTCAATGTTTGCAAGATTATCAAGATCGTCTAAAATAGAGAACATCTTAAGCTCCTTCTGTGCAATTTCTTTGTCTTCTTTATCAAATTCTGACGATAGCCCTTTATCATCTATAAGTCTCTCATTCAGAGCTTTATTTAGCTTTGAAAGACTAACATCACCTTGCTTAGTGCTATCTAGTAACAAATCTACCCTCGCTCTGCGCGCATTTAAAACATCATTGTAATCGTTTAACTTGATATTACCATCTTCGTCTTGCTGAAGACCATAATAACTTAGCCCTTTGAAATTACGATTCTTCATCATTCTCTATGTTCTCATTCCTTTCATTATCTTGACGCTCTCTATCTTCTCCGACACGTATAGCTTCTGTAGTGTTTTTTAGGGTTTCTGGTTCCGTACCTAATTTTCGATTTGATTGATTAGGCTTATTTTCTTTTGATGATTCATCTTCTTTTGGTTCTCTCTTGCGGCCAATAGTGTAGTCATGAAGCTTCTCAAGAAATTCCCGTCTATATGTTTTTGCTCTATAGAGTAGATTATGCTGGTAACCATCCTTTTCTCCTTTAGCAGGGTTAATTCCTATAGAGTCGAGACCATGTTCCCAAGTAAACTTCATAGCATCTTCTATCGTATAGCCCAAATGTGATCCTACATATCGTTTATAATATTCTAAATATTCACCGATTCTTCTGTGTGCAATTTTTTCTTCATCAACTCCAAACGCCCTGTAGATTTTTTCCTCAAGTTTATCAACGTCACTTTTATCAAGTTTATCAACGTCATTTTTAGGTGATATTGCAAATTTTGTTGCTTCAATAGTAGCACCTACAAGCTTACGCGGTACATCAATAGCATATTTCAGCACTCCTCCAACTCTTGGTATTTTACCTAGCTGATTAGCCGCCTCTTCAGCTAATCTATTTGGTAAATGAGTAACCCAACTGCCTACAGACTCTAGTCTTCCACCAATAGCATCTTGCACTACTGATTTACCAGAATATAAGATTTGACTTACAAAAGACGCATCTGGGTCACCATGTGCAGTAGCGCTTGGAGAATGCTTAGAATACATACTAGATATATTGTAAACACTGTATCCACCACCAGCGATACTTGAGCCCATCTGTTGTACAAACTCCTTTAAAGAAAACATCAAAAACGAAAGCAAGAACAATACAAAGATCTCTCCTGCGTTGATTAAATAACCTCTCTGTATGTCTTGCACCCTTTGGTAATCACTATTTTCTTGATAGTTTTGATTTATATCATAAAAATTCTCTGATTGGCAGCTTACACTTTGCGTAATTATACCTTGCACTAAAGACTTTATTTCACTTTTTGAATTTGGTTGAATGATACCCTTTTTGTAATCGTCTATTATTTTCTCATAATTTCTGCATTCTTCTTCATGCTGTTGAGACTGACAATAACGCCTTTTTATCTTACCATCTATATTATCTATCAATAATAAGATATCAGCCTTTTCTGATGCATGTAATAAACTATTCGTTAGACGCACTAGATCTTTTTCACTACAATCAGCATCAACTACTATATCACTTTCTGCTATATAATGGTCTGCTGGATTATCTTTAGTACCAGGAATTGGGTTAAAGAAAGGGTAATCTATATAACGAAACCCTTTTTCAATGTAATCCGGTGGAAGAGGGATATACCCAGCACCGCCAGTAAATTTTATTGTACCACCTTCTCTGCTTATCTTTTCTATACCTTCTATGCTTTTATCCACATTCAGTGGGGAAGCTTCTCCGATAGTGTAAGGTACAAAAATTTGCCCTGGAGTCCAACCAAAATACTGCTTATCAAAGCCACAAGAATCACCAAGGCATAATAACCTTATCTCAAGCCATTTATTATAGCATACAGTAAAACCTAATTGTCTATAAAAGGTGTTCATTATCATTGCAGCAAGTAATGACAGCAGGGTAAATATCATAATTGACTGCAAACAGAAACTAATACAAAACTTTATCCAACCCTCAAACAGACTTTTCAGTGGTGAAAATAAAATAGAGATTAGGAATAGCGGCATTATAGCTACAAGAAAAGCTATACCCATAAAACCAGAAAGGAATATTATGTAAGCATACATACACAGCAGGAAATATAAGACAATCCCTATAAAAATTGCCGGTATCATAAGGAGACTTGCCCACATTTGATAATGTAAAAATGCTGCAAACTTTTTCCAAACAGAGTAAGCAAAAAACTTATTAAACATATCCTCCATGAAGCTAAACAATTTAGCTTCATTTCCTTGAGCAACGTTTGAATTACCCCCGGTGTTCATGTTGGGAGCAAAATTAGTAATTATGCTTATCAATTGTTCAAGACCTTTGACAAATAAAACAAGAAAATGATCATAGAAAAATCTAAAACTTCCAGGAGATATAAGCACTATTACTAGAGTGATTTTCATCATTCTGATGAGCATATCATGCTTAGTTTCTCTTATTATTCCAAAAAGATAAAGAAGCGATGAAATCACTATAAATAGAACAAGCAAGGAAAGAACAAAATTGTGAAAGCTCGTACTTTTTTCAGCTATATTTTGAAACATCGCTTGTGCAGCTGCAGGATCATTGCTATCAAAATGCTTTTTACAATTTTCGTTAATCAATAATACACATTTTAGATAGTTATAAACATAATCAAAAAATCCAAAGTTACTTGGTTTCTGCACTCCGCTCAAAAATTCAAAAGAGTAGCCACCTGCATTATCTAGATAATATCTATCTAATATCTTTACATATATTTTCCATCCTTTTTCTAACCTCACCGTATTACAATTCCTGTCCTGTAATGTGGTGTTATCTCTGTCTAAAGTAAAAAGCCCACTTCCATCTTCCGCTACGGAATTGTAACCTAGATGTATAGTAGGAGACTCAGGGTTACGCATGGATTTTAAATTTTCGTTAGGACTAGAATCGCTAGGCCTTTTAAATAAAAGATAAGCACCATGGCCGTTAGTAAACCAACATGGAGCACCGCGTTTTTCTCTGTTATCATCTTCATTAATGCACTTGCACTTTACAGTGCAACTTGCTTTAGGCTTACTTGAAAATTTTTGTATGCTAGGTTTATAATCATTACAAACTAAGTGAAAGTCAGGCAGACTGTTGTCACCTTCCCCTCTTTCAAATTTGGTTGCATATTTTAACTGCTCCAAACTTTCCAAACTATA
Proteins encoded:
- a CDS encoding type IV secretion system protein, translating into MQSRLGKCWFRLLILVICVLFTGCSKNDMPFPRCISADYFGPEPIAIGAHFPIGHDAFFPEGESGEPIDPETGEINYGFHPNQVVKWKDTGLETNGDSLVVRVNGAWTSWSNSNKKESQNSYSLESLEQLKYATKFERGEGDNSLPDFHLVCNDYKPSIQKFSSKPKASCTVKCKCINEDDNREKRGAPCWFTNGHGAYLLFKRPSDSSPNENLKSMRNPESPTIHLGYNSVAEDGSGLFTLDRDNTTLQDRNCNTVRLEKGWKIYVKILDRYYLDNAGGYSFEFLSGVQKPSNFGFFDYVYNYLKCVLLINENCKKHFDSNDPAAAQAMFQNIAEKSTSFHNFVLSLLVLFIVISSLLYLFGIIRETKHDMLIRMMKITLVIVLISPGSFRFFYDHFLVLFVKGLEQLISIITNFAPNMNTGGNSNVAQGNEAKLFSFMEDMFNKFFAYSVWKKFAAFLHYQMWASLLMIPAIFIGIVLYFLLCMYAYIIFLSGFMGIAFLVAIMPLFLISILFSPLKSLFEGWIKFCISFCLQSIMIFTLLSLLAAMIMNTFYRQLGFTVCYNKWLEIRLLCLGDSCGFDKQYFGWTPGQIFVPYTIGEASPLNVDKSIEGIEKISREGGTIKFTGGAGYIPLPPDYIEKGFRYIDYPFFNPIPGTKDNPADHYIAESDIVVDADCSEKDLVRLTNSLLHASEKADILLLIDNIDGKIKRRYCQSQQHEEECRNYEKIIDDYKKGIIQPNSKSEIKSLVQGIITQSVSCQSENFYDINQNYQENSDYQRVQDIQRGYLINAGEIFVLFLLSFLMFSLKEFVQQMGSSIAGGGYSVYNISSMYSKHSPSATAHGDPDASFVSQILYSGKSVVQDAIGGRLESVGSWVTHLPNRLAEEAANQLGKIPRVGGVLKYAIDVPRKLVGATIEATKFAISPKNDVDKLDKSDVDKLEEKIYRAFGVDEEKIAHRRIGEYLEYYKRYVGSHLGYTIEDAMKFTWEHGLDSIGINPAKGEKDGYQHNLLYRAKTYRREFLEKLHDYTIGRKREPKEDESSKENKPNQSNRKLGTEPETLKNTTEAIRVGEDRERQDNERNENIENDEES
- a CDS encoding COQ9 family protein encodes the protein MEQKLIVDELIKVIPFEGISDATLLKACTNLNLANSFCKFQNGIYSALEYIAENLNSSMEAELRNSNLEDMKVRERVKLAIQIRLSNYAKLPNYRECLKNVLSFSILPQNTYFSSKLLYKTVSTIWYGIYDQSTDFNYYTKRAILAGVYLSTILFFINDYSEDFVDTLSFLDRRINNVMTFQKFKTRLKGIIRNFL
- the murD gene encoding UDP-N-acetylmuramoyl-L-alanine--D-glutamate ligase, with product MVRIIYLEVQLNKYKNQSVAVFGLGKTGLSVINALTKSSAKIYAWDDNKEQIANAKKIYKECNFTHPNEYNWHEISTLILSPGVPTEPHWIVKLARNFNCKIKSDIELFLETKTTSQKVVGITGTNGKSTTTSLIGHILKSTGKKVAIGGNLGVPILDLERDAEIYVIEFSSFQLELINKINVDISVLLNITPDHIDRHRSMNNYIATKLKLINGSKIAVIGCDNKITADVFNKFTGNKIPISVTYSLVSFQRMTRKEKPLPNTQMIEGSARDLISLADNNLLDYSEQITGIDRNYLDPSVSYLDDKRSAEIQEISLKLENHNLSMSDMKVNLVSNVENIVAAHTVCKLLGVDSNTIVNEIKSFPGLRHRNEFLGKIHNVLFINDSKATNAESTEKAILSYKNIYWIVGGKSKKGGIESLSKHFTKIRKAFLIGESTEVFANIMENKIDYMKCYNLENAFKLAFEEAINSKEEVAILLSPACSSFDQWKNFEERGEAFCRMFENLRYNYM
- a CDS encoding Hsp70 family protein, with the protein product MGQHFKLTSQEFDCNADLFKVLEIKAKQVVDKNYEELSTILKEQHKKLILVSHPDRGGNRDRFDKIHKAYQELKKYIEPLESGNPCVKVSIDAESDGRLTVHEFNYRKKLFEKFNITKEEVIGKNFVELASILKKKNSSLEEDSKHKDELIYNINSFARYGSLFDSKVKKLRNELDEHLMKPNMQLLNYISPLEKCGSLIKEDKQALMQKFIKRRGDLLYSTLKAKVYTLLHLACVQAAYCYIFSPTWLIASNTLMYLCLSLVVLNFIMAKLLPSLTEHYEKKIQKL
- the rsmD gene encoding 16S rRNA (guanine(966)-N(2))-methyltransferase RsmD, with protein sequence MLRVIAGKYRGRKITTGKNLAARPTMSIVREAIFSILSSRKPIYNLNVLDLFCGSGSFSFEALSRGAKHAFMVDSDYYNLQLPKKTAEDFGITNDITLICCNTNGLPRPISKCDIVFMDPPYNSNLVNSTLDRLAHSGWLNDDALIILEIRKNENFECNKNFSVILERTYGIAKIIFLSLST
- the icd gene encoding isocitrate dehydrogenase, which translates into the protein MSTPITVAYGDGIGPEIMEAVLSILREAKAEISIDIIEIGERVYSKEWSHGISPSGWESIERTKILLKSPTTTPQGKGHKSLNVALRKNLGLYANIRPCISYHPVIENKFDKFDIVVIRENEEDVYTGIEHRLTGDSYQCTKIITRSGSEKICRYVFEYAKKHNRKKVTCLTKDNIMKMTDGAFHAAFDRVAKEYPDIKADHYIVDIGMAKVATEPENFDVIVTENLYGDILSDIVAQTSGSVGLAGSSNIGNEYAMFEAVHGSAPDIAGKNIANPSGLLNAAVHMLVYIGQVSTAKLIYDAWLKTLEDGIHTADLYKKKRSKQKVGTKEFAKAVIDNLGKKPTTLSELIISSDSDSKINKVQDNYEQDYKVKKLVGSDITLAWDKSNNFDQIVRLFESSNLKMIAIYSKGLAIWPGGSKSSSDQITCRFIANNEITNSDINNLLIKLEEHNFDVVRMDKLYLYDGKEGFFS
- the nth gene encoding endonuclease III — encoded protein: MDSKKVELIFEKFKQSNPTPKIELNYTNHFTLLVVIVLSARTTDISVNKITKELFSIADTPEKMLNLGQSELRKCISSIGLYNSKAKNIIGLSKILIERYNSKVPTNFDDLVSLPGVGRKSANVFLNSGLGIPTLAIDTHVFRVSNRVGLVKEKDIFKTEQSLLNVVPKKYLLYAHHWLVLHGRYICKAQKPLCEACTIHDLCEFECKRYKV